In Oryza brachyantha chromosome 2, ObraRS2, whole genome shotgun sequence, a single window of DNA contains:
- the LOC102716842 gene encoding motile sperm domain-containing protein 2 isoform X2 encodes MAAAWSFHSVARAPPPLRGFHGRKVHCCSAAPPGAASTTSSYSKKWRQDFHVSELSEESVKGLYQTGKAYVHDFFDIYGRPVLIVVASKHFPSKQDPVENEKLCAFLVEKALSRLPLGTENILGIFDLRGFQVENGDLQFLKFLIDVFYYYYPKRLGQVLFVDAPFVFQPMWQLVKPLLKQYASLVRFCDAETVRKEYFTENTVPPDFRN; translated from the exons ATGGCCGCAGCTTGGTCCTTCCACTCCGTCGcccgagctccgccgccgctgcggggCTTCCACGGGAGAAAGGTGCACTGCTGCAGCGCCGCTcctcccggcgccgcctccaccacaTCCTCCTACTCCAAG AAATGGCGACAAGATTTTCATGTATCAGAGTTATCAGAAGAATCAGTGAAAGGGTTGTATCAAACTGGCAAGGCATATgtgcatgatttttttgatatatatggcAGACCGGTGCTAATAGTTGTGGCATCCAAGCATTTCCCTTCT AAACAAGACCCAGTTGAAAATGAGAAGTTATGTGCATTTTTGGTTGAGAAAGCATTGAGTAGACTTCCCTTGGGAACAGAGAATATACTTGGCATTTTTGATCTTCGAGGATTTCAGGTGGAAAATGGTGATCTCCagtttttgaagtttttg ATTGATGTGTTCTACTATTACTACCCAAAGCGGCTTGGGCAAGTTCTTTTTGTTGATGCACCATTCGTGTTTCAGCCGATGTGGCAGCTTGTTAAACCTTTGTTGAAACAATATGCATCCCTG GTGAGATTTTGTGATGCCGAGACAGTGAGAAAAGAATACTTCACAGAAAATACTGTACCCCCTGATTTCCGCAATTAG
- the LOC102716842 gene encoding motile sperm domain-containing protein 2 isoform X1: MAAAWSFHSVARAPPPLRGFHGRKVHCCSAAPPGAASTTSSYSKFVLEVKERLEREHPGLPTGRNGRDDEEMILWFLKDRKFSVDASVSKLTKAIKWRQDFHVSELSEESVKGLYQTGKAYVHDFFDIYGRPVLIVVASKHFPSKQDPVENEKLCAFLVEKALSRLPLGTENILGIFDLRGFQVENGDLQFLKFLIDVFYYYYPKRLGQVLFVDAPFVFQPMWQLVKPLLKQYASLVRFCDAETVRKEYFTENTVPPDFRN; encoded by the exons ATGGCCGCAGCTTGGTCCTTCCACTCCGTCGcccgagctccgccgccgctgcggggCTTCCACGGGAGAAAGGTGCACTGCTGCAGCGCCGCTcctcccggcgccgcctccaccacaTCCTCCTACTCCAAG TTCGTGTTAGAGGTGAAAGAGAGGCTGGAGAGGGAGCATCCGGGCCTCCCGACGGGCAGGAACGGGAGGGACGATGAGGAGATGATCCTCTGGTTCTTGAAGGACCGGAAATTCTCCGTCGACGCATCGGTTTCCAAACTGACCAAGGCCATT AAATGGCGACAAGATTTTCATGTATCAGAGTTATCAGAAGAATCAGTGAAAGGGTTGTATCAAACTGGCAAGGCATATgtgcatgatttttttgatatatatggcAGACCGGTGCTAATAGTTGTGGCATCCAAGCATTTCCCTTCT AAACAAGACCCAGTTGAAAATGAGAAGTTATGTGCATTTTTGGTTGAGAAAGCATTGAGTAGACTTCCCTTGGGAACAGAGAATATACTTGGCATTTTTGATCTTCGAGGATTTCAGGTGGAAAATGGTGATCTCCagtttttgaagtttttg ATTGATGTGTTCTACTATTACTACCCAAAGCGGCTTGGGCAAGTTCTTTTTGTTGATGCACCATTCGTGTTTCAGCCGATGTGGCAGCTTGTTAAACCTTTGTTGAAACAATATGCATCCCTG GTGAGATTTTGTGATGCCGAGACAGTGAGAAAAGAATACTTCACAGAAAATACTGTACCCCCTGATTTCCGCAATTAG